A stretch of the Cydia amplana chromosome 6, ilCydAmpl1.1, whole genome shotgun sequence genome encodes the following:
- the LOC134649243 gene encoding uncharacterized protein LOC134649243 translates to MNSPSARSPLNSPSARSPSYRHIALKHKHSPIELKEKMRKTYKDKVQNCRNMLLNRLRGTETDLRDTLTDIYTSMFNFSADTTITDEENEIMEEIRNELVQEELQWWLEEHEKSQAENVDWSTIEEEDNVICPVCQKDNLKLDFGTLTCLLCKFNIQTQKSLVEIKKSLNNCIEAHSVLCNNQVIFTTVSEVNESHMYLICDSCMEMRLVV, encoded by the exons atgaaTTCTCCAAGTGCGAGATCTCCGCTGAATTCTCCGAGTGCGAGATCTCCCTCATATCGGCATATTGCTTTAAAGCACAAACATTCTCCAATTGAACTCAAAGAAAAGATGAGGAAG ACTTATAAAGATAAAGTTCAAAATTGTCGAAATATGCTCCTGAACAGGCTCCGTGGCACTGAAACGGACTTACGGGATACATTGACTGATATCTATACAAGTATGTTCAACTTTTCTGCGGACACAACAATCACTGATGaagaaaatgaaattatggAAGAGATTAGGAATGAATTGGTTCAGGAGGAATTGCAGTG GTGGCTTGAAGAACATGAAAAATCACAGGCTGAGAATGTGGACTGGTCTACAATAGAAGAGGAAGACAATGTGATATGTCCAGTGTGTCAAAAAGATAACTTAAAACTTGACTTTGGTACTTTGACTTGTTTGCTTTGCAAATTTAATATTCAAACGCAAAAGTCTTTAGTAGAAATTAAGAAATCCCTGAACAATTGTATTGAAGCACATAGTGTTTTATGCAATAATCAAGTTATTTTTACTACTGTTTCTGAAGTGAATGAGAGTCATATGTACCTAATTTGTGACAGCTGTATGGAAATGCGGCTAGTTGTATAA
- the LOC134648887 gene encoding ribosomal protein S6 kinase beta-1 gives MSSYMAGVFDLDLDVDPDTVNVGDSDEDDIIDVDEVDYEPELHVNSIVEQEGSETIQLSEDNVNPGQCKRLGPQDFELRKVLGKGGYGKVFQVRKITGTDAGAHFAMKVLKKASIVRNQKDTAHTKAERNILEAVKHPFIVELVYAFQTGGKLYLILEYLSGGELFMHLEREGIFLEDTACFYLSEIILALEHLHSLGIIYRDLKPENVLLDAQGHVKLTDFGLCKEHIQEGIVTHTFCGTIEYMAPEILTRSGHGKAVDWWSLGALMYDMLIGQPPFTGDNRTKTIEKILKGKLMLPAYLTQDARELIRRLMKRSETQRLGAAGAQAVRGHAFFKHVNWEDVVSRRLEPPIKPRLTGEDDVSQFDTRFTLQTPIDSPDESTLSASANLMFQGFTYVAPSVMDEIHKPRVITARSPRRPRPHHHAAFAVPLASTAHQHQQEDLMDVQGLPI, from the exons ATGTCATCATATATGGCAGGTGTTTTTGATTTGGATTTAGATGTGGATCCTGATACTGTAAACGTTGGAGATTCAGACGAGGACGATATTATTGATGTCGATGAG GTTGATTACGAGCCCGAATTACACGTGAATAGCATTGTTGA ACAAGAAGGCTCTGAGACAATTCAACTATCTGAAGACAATGTTAACCCAGGACAATGCAAACGCCTCGGTCCTCAAGATTTCGAACTGCGCAAAGTTTTGGGAAAGGGTGGATATGGCAAAGTATTCCAAGTGCGAAAAATAACAGGAACTGATGCAGGTGCACATTTTGCTATGAAAGTGCTCAAAAAAGCTTCCATAGTTCGAAATCAAAAAGACACAGCACACACAAAAGCTGAGAGAAATATTTTGGAAGCTGTAAAG cacCCATTTATAGTGGAATTAGTATATGCTTTCCAAACAGGTGGTAAACTATACTTAATTTTAGAATACTTAAGTGGTGGCGAGCTATTTATGCATCTTGAGAGAGAAGGTATTTTCCTAGAGGACACAGCTTG CTTTTATTTATCAGAAATTATATTGGCACTGGAACATTTACATAGTTTAGGCATAATATATCGTGATTTGAAACCAGAAAATGTCCTATTGGACGCCCAAGGCCATGTAAAACTTACGGATTTCGGATTATGTAAAGAACATATTCAGGAGGGTATTGTCACACACACGTTCTGTGGTACCATTgaatatat GGCACCAGAGATTCTGACACGGAGTGGTCATGGCAAAGCCGTAGACTGGTGGAGTCTGGGAGCACTGATGTATGACATGCTCATTGGACAG CCTCCATTCACCGGCGACAATCGTACAAAGACTATAGAGAAAATTTTAAAGGGTAAACTAATGCTGCCAGCTTACCTCACGCAAGACGCTCGCGAGCTGATCCGCCGCCTCATGAAGCGATCAGAGACCCAACGCCTCGGCGCCGCGGGCGCTCAGGCCGTACGCGGGCACGCCTTCTTCAAACATGTCAATTGGGAGGATGTGGTCTCTCGCAGACTGGAACCTCCTATTAAACCTAGGCTG acTGGTGAAGACGACGTTTCCCAATTCGACACCCGTTTCACACTGCAGACGCCTATCGATTCGCCAGATGAGTCGACACTTAGCGCAAGTGCCAACCTCATGTTCCAG GGCTTCACGTACGTGGCGCCATCAGTGATGGACGAGATCCACAAGCCGCGCGTGATCACGGCGCGCTCGCcgcggcgcccgcgcccgcACCACCACGCCGCGTTCGCCGTGCCGCTCGCCTCCACCGCGCACCAGCACCAGCAAGAGGACCTCATGGACGTACAAGGTCTACCTATATA G